Proteins encoded within one genomic window of Lysinibacillus sphaericus:
- a CDS encoding PP2C family protein-serine/threonine phosphatase, translating to MMRKENSDFKTSFLSEAGSFMQNKDYFAYAELDDVACWVAVKGLDSDQEINSAELAVKGILEKFMEKPSMSRKRIKKYIKNAQAVLQAQSLRVRLKASIIMVVSDYSKMIYAVAGNSRLYHFRNGIVTYKSNDQSLADELVNDRNRSLDISHHEERNNLLNYLGKPSNFQPYISKKMKLMDGDVLLLCTAGFWEEVSEIEMADALESIKDPEQYTELLEEVLLSRQRKVVNNYTMAAIFANKVYQETNKKKMKYIKMIAAALIVTLIVGGSTIYYQAKQAKKLAELTVEMKEHEKTGNLNFQDGNYADALLEYSEGRNAAKKLKDPVHRNLLAKKLRVTQLIINGDKASEEGQFSEAMEHYEKANKEGKLIKGFGKEVIEQRIANMGSIVQIVEAIKDGDFRFEAEDYNGALEIYQKARKKALAVAFTGEEQIKTKIEETEEKIAELKKAQKQLQAEGLEKSGDQSYARLDYGKAIESYTLAQEIYQETELLAKVLGLERKIMNANDKLNPVPQGQAADTATPSMDEATGAEEPSNMEMMKEGK from the coding sequence ATGATGAGAAAGGAAAACAGCGACTTCAAAACAAGCTTTCTATCTGAAGCGGGTTCATTTATGCAAAATAAAGATTACTTTGCTTATGCGGAGCTGGATGATGTTGCTTGCTGGGTAGCAGTGAAAGGGCTAGATTCTGATCAAGAAATCAATAGTGCAGAATTAGCAGTAAAAGGCATTCTGGAAAAGTTTATGGAAAAACCTTCGATGTCTAGAAAGAGAATAAAAAAGTATATAAAAAATGCCCAAGCTGTTCTTCAGGCCCAAAGCTTAAGGGTAAGGTTAAAAGCAAGCATTATCATGGTCGTCTCGGATTACTCTAAAATGATCTATGCCGTAGCAGGAAACTCCCGACTTTATCACTTTCGAAATGGCATCGTGACTTATAAAAGCAATGATCAAAGTTTAGCAGATGAACTAGTGAATGATAGAAACCGTTCTCTCGATATCAGCCATCATGAAGAAAGAAATAATTTACTCAATTATCTTGGTAAACCATCAAATTTCCAACCGTATATTTCGAAAAAGATGAAACTTATGGATGGCGATGTGTTGCTACTATGCACAGCTGGATTTTGGGAAGAAGTTAGTGAAATTGAAATGGCTGATGCGTTGGAAAGTATAAAGGATCCGGAGCAATATACTGAATTATTAGAAGAAGTACTATTAAGTAGGCAGCGCAAAGTTGTCAATAACTATACAATGGCAGCGATATTTGCTAATAAAGTTTATCAAGAAACAAACAAGAAAAAAATGAAATACATCAAAATGATTGCTGCTGCGCTTATTGTAACATTAATTGTTGGGGGTAGTACGATTTACTATCAAGCAAAACAAGCAAAAAAATTAGCAGAATTAACAGTAGAGATGAAAGAGCATGAAAAGACAGGAAACTTGAATTTCCAAGATGGGAATTATGCGGATGCTTTACTGGAATATAGTGAAGGCAGAAATGCTGCGAAAAAATTAAAAGACCCTGTACATAGAAATTTGCTTGCGAAAAAATTAAGAGTAACACAACTCATCATAAATGGAGATAAGGCATCTGAAGAAGGGCAATTTTCTGAAGCAATGGAACATTATGAAAAAGCCAATAAAGAAGGAAAACTTATAAAAGGTTTTGGAAAAGAAGTCATTGAACAAAGAATTGCGAATATGGGTTCCATCGTACAAATTGTGGAAGCTATCAAGGATGGAGATTTTCGATTTGAGGCTGAAGATTATAATGGTGCCTTAGAAATCTATCAAAAAGCAAGAAAGAAAGCGCTAGCTGTTGCTTTTACTGGTGAAGAGCAAATCAAGACAAAAATTGAAGAAACAGAAGAAAAAATAGCTGAACTAAAGAAGGCTCAGAAACAATTACAAGCTGAAGGTTTAGAAAAGAGTGGAGACCAAAGCTATGCACGTTTAGATTACGGGAAAGCAATTGAATCTTACACATTGGCTCAGGAAATTTATCAGGAAACAGAGTTACTTGCAAAGGTTTTAGGACTAGAGCGAAAAATTATGAATGCAAATGATAAATTAAACCCAGTTCCTCAAGGACAAGCAGCTGACACTGCAACCCCATCGATGGATGAAGCAACAGGCGCTGAAGAGCCTTCAAATATGGAGATGATGAAAGAAGGAAAGTAA
- the comGF gene encoding competence type IV pilus minor pilin ComGF, whose product MNNKGYTLLEALIQMVVFVLVCHVFIFIILWALTIKTSIMTDEHSKWELFVFEMTTNLANATSLSVRQNQRTIMLQTANTWQYFDCYHNMIRQRVNGGHVPMLVGINNCQFQLSGNELTIAVEFPSGLKKERTYFVPIIEK is encoded by the coding sequence ATGAACAACAAAGGATATACTTTATTGGAAGCGCTGATTCAAATGGTCGTCTTTGTGCTCGTTTGCCATGTTTTCATCTTCATTATTCTGTGGGCTCTTACAATAAAAACTTCTATCATGACGGATGAACATTCAAAATGGGAGTTATTTGTTTTCGAAATGACTACTAATTTGGCCAATGCTACTTCCTTATCCGTAAGGCAAAATCAAAGAACGATCATGCTTCAAACAGCCAATACATGGCAGTATTTTGACTGCTATCACAATATGATTCGACAAAGAGTGAATGGTGGTCATGTCCCGATGCTTGTGGGTATAAACAATTGCCAGTTTCAATTGAGTGGCAATGAACTGACAATCGCTGTCGAATTTCCAAGCGGTTTAAAGAAGGAGCGGACCTATTTTGTACCAATTATTGAAAAATGA
- a CDS encoding FHA domain-containing protein codes for MSLIRCTNGHMFSSRRHRNVCPYCNVTVEQEPRTTTATAVAEVDDKTMPYLGEMDGIDPVTGWLVCIEGPPMGRDYRILSEKNFIGRAEDMHIRIIGDNSISKRNHAVIVYDPKKRNFYLLPGDASGLAYLNNEAVYTPTELAAYDVIQLGRSMFLFIPLCGVHFEWENNQSEE; via the coding sequence ATGAGTTTGATTAGATGTACAAATGGTCACATGTTTAGTTCAAGAAGACATAGAAATGTTTGTCCTTATTGTAATGTAACGGTTGAACAGGAGCCTAGAACTACTACAGCAACAGCGGTGGCAGAAGTAGATGATAAAACGATGCCCTATCTTGGAGAAATGGACGGGATTGACCCTGTAACAGGATGGTTAGTTTGTATTGAAGGGCCACCAATGGGACGTGACTATCGAATTTTGTCTGAGAAAAATTTCATTGGCCGAGCAGAAGATATGCATATACGAATAATCGGTGATAATAGCATTTCCAAACGTAATCATGCAGTTATAGTATACGATCCTAAAAAAAGAAATTTCTATCTTCTTCCAGGAGATGCATCTGGCTTGGCTTATTTAAATAATGAAGCAGTTTATACACCAACAGAGTTAGCGGCCTACGATGTTATTCAATTAGGAAGAAGTATGTTTTTATTTATTCCCCTATGTGGTGTTCACTTCGAATGGGAAAACAACCAAAGCGAGGAATGA
- a CDS encoding FHA domain-containing protein — protein sequence MKNTVEVNTYNANRQMMIKIIDIIIVIIAFFFILYVFVMNQDFLLKIIIGSMLAIIIIAYGLIKYEAKETMYEYTDTNIQKIVLLNERGAEVEEWLLNDKTSMLIGKSSSEQEVDIDLTGTEYESLINYEHAVLNCVSGMWYIEDIDSVNGVGIKKAHKRVKSSLKQENPYRLNSGDIIYIANTRILAK from the coding sequence ATGAAAAATACTGTAGAAGTAAACACGTACAATGCAAATAGACAAATGATGATAAAAATTATCGATATTATCATCGTAATCATCGCCTTCTTTTTTATTTTATATGTATTTGTGATGAATCAGGACTTTCTGTTGAAAATTATTATTGGGTCGATGCTGGCAATAATTATCATTGCTTATGGATTAATTAAATACGAAGCAAAAGAGACAATGTATGAATATACAGATACAAATATTCAGAAAATTGTATTGCTCAATGAACGTGGGGCAGAAGTAGAAGAATGGTTGTTAAATGATAAAACCTCCATGTTGATTGGCAAAAGCTCTAGTGAACAAGAGGTAGATATTGATTTAACTGGCACGGAATATGAATCGCTTATCAATTATGAACATGCTGTTTTAAATTGTGTATCTGGTATGTGGTACATAGAAGACATAGACTCTGTAAATGGTGTCGGTATAAAAAAAGCACACAAACGTGTAAAAAGTAGTTTAAAACAGGAAAATCCTTATCGCTTAAATAGTGGCGATATTATATACATAGCAAATACACGAATTTTAGCAAAATAA
- a CDS encoding DnaJ domain-containing protein has translation MKNHYETLGVSRQATQDQIKLAYRKLSKKHHPDVSGGNKESEKIFLEVQEAYKVLKDTSTREAYDARLNGTTKNSDHSYEHSTKTKAQTTTHQQAFNMNDIEKNFEHFFGFNPKTKETSSTLHKTAKKNPLDTTDLFERFFNK, from the coding sequence GTGAAAAATCATTATGAAACTTTAGGTGTCAGCAGACAAGCCACCCAAGATCAAATTAAGCTTGCATACAGAAAATTATCTAAAAAGCATCATCCTGACGTAAGTGGAGGCAATAAAGAGTCCGAAAAAATTTTTTTAGAAGTACAAGAAGCTTACAAAGTATTGAAAGATACGTCTACTAGAGAGGCCTACGATGCTCGCCTGAATGGGACGACAAAAAACAGTGATCATAGTTATGAACATTCGACAAAAACAAAAGCTCAAACAACTACCCATCAACAAGCATTTAATATGAATGATATTGAGAAAAATTTCGAACATTTTTTTGGATTTAATCCAAAAACGAAAGAAACATCATCCACACTGCATAAAACAGCAAAGAAGAACCCTTTAGATACAACTGATTTATTCGAACGTTTTTTTAATAAATAA
- the gcvPA gene encoding aminomethyl-transferring glycine dehydrogenase subunit GcvPA, producing MKHRYLPMTEQDKQDMLDVVGVSSVDELFEDIPEKVRFKGLYDIKEAKSESALLKELSALAAKNKDTNANVSFLGAGVYNHYKPIIVDHVISRSEFYTAYTPYQPEISQGELQAIFEFQTMIAELTGMDLANSSMYDGGTALAEAGMLAAGHTRRKKILVSETVHPEYRDVVATYAYGQSIDIVTIPHKDGVTDVEALKELIDENTAAVIAQYPNFFGQVEDLQVIGDIAHDAKSLFVVSSNPLALGILTPPGKLGADICVGDAQVFGIAESFGGPHCGFFAVTTKLMRKVPGRLVGETVDGEGRRGYVLTLQAREQHIRRDKATSNICSNQALLALAASVAMTALGKQGVREMAMQNIAKTRYAKNAFEAAGFTVAFQGAHFNEIVVKTNKCVKEINKGLLEKGIIGGYPLGQTYDSLKQHVLIAVTELRTKEEIDALVAEMGALNA from the coding sequence ATGAAACATCGTTATTTACCAATGACGGAGCAAGACAAACAAGACATGTTAGACGTAGTTGGTGTATCGTCAGTCGATGAGTTATTCGAGGATATTCCTGAAAAAGTACGTTTCAAAGGCCTTTATGATATTAAAGAAGCAAAATCAGAATCAGCACTTTTAAAAGAGTTATCAGCACTCGCTGCAAAAAATAAAGATACAAATGCGAACGTATCATTTTTAGGTGCAGGTGTCTACAATCACTATAAACCGATTATCGTGGACCATGTCATTTCTCGTTCAGAATTTTATACAGCTTATACTCCGTACCAACCTGAAATTTCACAAGGGGAATTACAAGCTATTTTTGAATTCCAAACAATGATTGCGGAGCTTACAGGCATGGATCTTGCCAACTCTTCTATGTATGACGGCGGAACAGCACTGGCAGAAGCAGGGATGCTAGCAGCAGGTCATACACGTCGTAAGAAAATTTTAGTATCTGAAACGGTTCACCCTGAATATCGTGATGTCGTTGCTACATATGCATACGGTCAATCAATCGACATCGTCACAATTCCTCATAAAGATGGTGTCACAGATGTAGAAGCTTTAAAAGAGCTGATTGATGAAAATACAGCGGCTGTTATTGCACAATATCCAAACTTCTTCGGTCAAGTAGAAGATTTACAAGTTATCGGAGATATTGCACATGATGCGAAAAGTTTATTTGTTGTATCATCTAACCCACTTGCACTAGGAATTTTAACACCACCAGGTAAGCTTGGTGCCGATATTTGCGTTGGCGATGCACAAGTATTTGGTATTGCGGAAAGCTTCGGCGGTCCACACTGTGGATTCTTCGCTGTCACAACAAAATTAATGCGTAAAGTGCCTGGTCGTCTTGTTGGGGAAACAGTAGATGGTGAAGGTCGTCGTGGTTATGTGTTAACACTACAAGCGCGTGAGCAGCATATTCGTCGCGACAAAGCAACATCGAATATTTGTTCAAACCAAGCGCTGTTAGCTCTAGCAGCATCTGTTGCTATGACTGCTTTAGGCAAGCAAGGCGTACGCGAAATGGCCATGCAAAATATTGCGAAAACACGCTACGCAAAAAATGCTTTTGAAGCGGCAGGCTTTACAGTGGCATTCCAAGGTGCACACTTTAACGAAATCGTTGTAAAAACAAATAAATGCGTGAAAGAAATCAACAAAGGCTTACTTGAAAAAGGCATTATCGGCGGTTATCCATTAGGTCAAACATACGATTCACTGAAGCAACATGTACTAATCGCTGTCACAGAATTACGCACGAAGGAAGAAATTGATGCACTTGTTGCAGAAATGGGGGCTCTCAATGCATAA
- a CDS encoding serine/threonine protein kinase encodes MIAIHSECCLSVHTTLKDTYIIKEILSTSKLSIVYLTEQVQTGEHRVIKEFFPSEIALRDLDNKTIIYRSPSKKQQFEELKDNFIHEAQILEQVNHKNIVEYVTHFEENNSVYIVMTLHKGTPMDKYLLDYQLNTRVQLFDTIFLPIIDALCHLHNKGIIHRDIKPNNIIIDKEGSPRLLDFGSAIYYETTINPTIYTTAGYSPIEQYSNQSEQGIYTDIFSLAATIYYSMTNIVPLDISQRVNDDQLVNIRNYNKNVSIVMARIIKWCLIVEPQKRCSSLKWVEMAILIEKFKQKMQNYLARYNNK; translated from the coding sequence ATGATTGCTATTCATTCGGAGTGTTGTTTATCAGTTCATACAACACTAAAAGATACATATATAATAAAAGAAATTCTATCCACAAGTAAATTGTCTATTGTATATCTTACCGAACAAGTGCAAACTGGCGAGCATCGGGTGATAAAGGAATTTTTCCCCAGTGAAATAGCTTTACGGGATTTAGATAATAAGACGATTATTTATCGCTCGCCATCTAAAAAACAACAGTTTGAGGAACTGAAGGACAATTTTATTCATGAAGCACAGATATTGGAACAAGTAAATCATAAAAATATTGTAGAATATGTGACACACTTTGAGGAGAATAATTCAGTCTATATTGTTATGACACTTCATAAAGGGACGCCAATGGATAAATATTTATTAGATTATCAATTAAATACTAGGGTTCAATTATTTGATACAATATTTCTTCCAATAATAGATGCACTTTGTCATTTACACAACAAAGGAATTATTCATCGAGATATAAAACCTAATAACATTATTATTGATAAGGAAGGCAGTCCTCGTTTACTCGACTTTGGCTCGGCAATTTACTATGAAACAACTATTAATCCTACTATATATACAACTGCAGGATATTCACCAATCGAGCAGTACTCAAATCAATCTGAACAAGGAATCTATACAGATATTTTTAGCCTAGCTGCTACTATATACTATTCAATGACAAATATTGTGCCACTAGATATTTCGCAAAGGGTGAATGATGACCAGCTGGTGAATATAAGGAACTATAATAAAAATGTGAGTATAGTAATGGCGAGAATCATTAAGTGGTGCCTAATAGTAGAGCCCCAAAAACGGTGCTCCTCACTGAAATGGGTGGAAATGGCTATATTAATTGAGAAATTTAAACAAAAAATGCAAAATTACTTAGCGCGATATAATAATAAATAG
- the gcvPB gene encoding aminomethyl-transferring glycine dehydrogenase subunit GcvPB: MHNENQSLIFEITKEGRVGYSLEALDVPEIDLADLLPANCIREEAAELPEVSELDIMRHYTALSRRNHGVDSGFYPLGSCTMKYNPKINESVARLSGFANVHPLQDESTVQGAMELLYELQTSLVEITGMDEVTLQPAAGAHGEWTALMMIRAFHEANGEGHRNKVIVPDSAHGTNPASATVAGFETITVKSDENGLVDIEDLRKVVGPDTAALMLTNPNTLGLFEENIIEMAELIHEVGGKVYYDGANLNAVMSKARPGDMGFDCVHLNLHKTFTGPHGGGGPGSGPVGVKADLIPFLPKPVLVRTEDGAYHFDYERPQSIGRVKPYYGNFGINVRAYTYIRTMGPDGLKAVTEYAVLNANYMMRRLEPFYDLPYNRHCKHEFVLSGRRQKKLGVRTLDIAKRLLDFGYHPPTTYFPLNVEEALMIEPTETESKETLDAFCDIMIQIAKEAEENPSIVQEAPHTTVVSRLDETRAARTPVLRYQKA; the protein is encoded by the coding sequence ATGCATAACGAAAATCAATCACTCATTTTTGAAATTACAAAAGAAGGTCGCGTAGGGTATAGCTTAGAAGCGTTAGATGTACCAGAAATCGATCTTGCGGATTTACTTCCTGCAAACTGTATTCGTGAAGAAGCGGCGGAGTTACCAGAAGTTTCTGAGCTTGATATTATGCGTCATTATACAGCACTATCTCGTCGTAACCACGGTGTAGACTCTGGTTTCTATCCACTTGGTTCATGTACGATGAAGTACAATCCAAAAATCAATGAGTCAGTGGCACGTCTATCTGGCTTTGCTAATGTACACCCATTACAAGATGAATCTACTGTTCAAGGTGCAATGGAACTTCTTTATGAACTGCAAACGTCTTTAGTCGAAATTACAGGGATGGATGAAGTCACATTACAACCAGCAGCAGGTGCGCATGGTGAATGGACAGCATTAATGATGATTCGTGCCTTCCATGAAGCAAACGGCGAAGGACATCGTAATAAAGTCATCGTTCCTGACTCTGCACACGGTACAAATCCAGCATCAGCAACAGTTGCAGGCTTTGAAACAATTACAGTTAAATCTGATGAAAACGGCTTAGTCGATATCGAGGATTTACGTAAAGTAGTAGGGCCAGACACAGCGGCATTAATGTTAACAAACCCAAATACACTAGGTTTATTTGAAGAAAATATTATCGAAATGGCAGAGCTTATTCATGAAGTTGGCGGGAAAGTATACTACGATGGCGCTAACTTAAATGCCGTAATGAGTAAAGCACGTCCTGGCGATATGGGCTTTGACTGTGTACATTTAAACTTACACAAAACATTTACAGGTCCACACGGTGGCGGTGGTCCAGGTTCAGGTCCAGTAGGCGTAAAGGCTGATTTAATCCCATTCCTACCAAAACCAGTACTTGTCAGAACAGAAGATGGCGCATACCACTTCGATTATGAGCGTCCACAATCTATCGGTCGCGTAAAACCTTACTATGGCAACTTCGGCATTAACGTACGTGCTTATACGTATATTCGTACGATGGGTCCTGATGGCTTAAAAGCTGTTACAGAATATGCTGTACTCAATGCAAACTATATGATGCGTCGCCTAGAGCCATTCTACGACCTACCATATAACCGTCATTGCAAGCATGAATTTGTATTATCTGGTCGTCGTCAAAAGAAACTGGGCGTTCGTACATTAGATATCGCAAAACGTCTGTTAGACTTCGGCTACCATCCACCAACAACGTACTTCCCACTCAATGTGGAAGAAGCGTTAATGATTGAGCCTACAGAAACAGAATCAAAAGAAACATTAGATGCTTTCTGCGACATTATGATTCAAATCGCCAAAGAAGCAGAAGAAAACCCATCGATCGTACAAGAAGCGCCACATACAACAGTCGTATCTCGCCTAGACGAAACACGCGCTGCCCGTACACCAGTGCTTCGTTATCAAAAAGCATAA
- a CDS encoding PP2C family protein-serine/threonine phosphatase → MDQTLLSYIIVLSFIVVIMALLILRKILMRKGELGKIEIGNGQTIGRRAEQDDYFSTVETKVGTMAVLADGISGLANGRMASTIAVTTFIQEFMKQKSIANIQSYFKETALTSNRMIVENLNGSNGGTTLVAAVIDKEGFLHWGAVGDSVITLFRNGEFIAINQKHIFESVLKERYISGEISQLEVQENPLKKRLINYLGYEGFKNLDTGNKPIQLKRGDKVCLFSDGVYDTLTEVEMERILSQHAPPYDIAQNIIKAVEQKRLKNQDNATIVILEKTWA, encoded by the coding sequence ATGGATCAGACACTACTATCTTACATAATTGTACTTAGTTTCATTGTCGTCATCATGGCTTTGCTCATCCTACGCAAGATTCTTATGCGTAAAGGAGAGCTCGGCAAGATAGAAATAGGAAATGGTCAAACTATTGGCAGACGAGCCGAACAAGATGATTATTTCTCTACAGTTGAAACAAAAGTTGGCACGATGGCAGTTCTTGCAGACGGCATTAGCGGATTAGCCAATGGAAGAATGGCAAGTACAATCGCAGTTACCACATTTATTCAAGAGTTTATGAAGCAAAAAAGTATAGCAAATATACAATCTTATTTTAAGGAAACGGCCTTAACAAGTAATCGCATGATTGTAGAAAATTTAAATGGTTCTAATGGGGGAACCACTTTAGTAGCTGCAGTAATTGATAAGGAAGGTTTCCTACATTGGGGAGCTGTTGGAGATAGTGTTATTACGCTATTTCGAAATGGAGAATTTATAGCAATTAATCAAAAACATATCTTTGAATCTGTATTAAAAGAACGTTATATTTCAGGAGAAATTTCTCAACTAGAAGTTCAAGAAAACCCACTTAAAAAGAGACTTATTAATTATCTAGGATATGAGGGATTTAAAAATTTAGATACTGGAAATAAACCGATTCAGCTAAAAAGAGGGGATAAGGTCTGTCTATTTAGCGATGGCGTCTACGATACCTTAACAGAAGTAGAAATGGAAAGAATCCTTTCTCAGCACGCTCCTCCTTATGATATTGCTCAAAATATAATCAAAGCTGTCGAACAAAAACGCTTAAAAAATCAAGACAATGCAACCATTGTGATATTAGAGAAGACATGGGCTTAA
- a CDS encoding shikimate kinase gives MRKIYLVGFMGCGKSALGRRLSYLLKLPYYDMDHEIVRQQGMTIPQIFEKYGEARFREIETEFLKNFRDEACIISTGGGVAINGENRKIMRRSGLVFFLDATFEDIYKRIQHDPNRPIVQSSTKEELEELYHYRRKFYRDAGHIQVLTEGRTIRHILEYLVFQVKRLKSER, from the coding sequence ATGCGAAAAATATATTTAGTGGGCTTTATGGGCTGCGGGAAGAGTGCGTTAGGTAGACGGTTAAGCTATTTATTAAAATTACCCTACTATGATATGGATCATGAAATTGTCAGACAGCAGGGAATGACGATTCCACAAATTTTTGAGAAGTATGGAGAGGCTCGTTTTCGCGAAATAGAAACGGAATTTTTGAAAAATTTCCGCGACGAGGCATGTATTATCTCTACAGGTGGCGGTGTGGCTATAAATGGGGAAAACCGTAAAATTATGAGACGCAGTGGACTTGTATTCTTTTTAGATGCGACATTCGAAGATATTTATAAACGAATACAGCATGATCCAAATCGACCAATAGTACAAAGCTCAACCAAGGAAGAGTTAGAGGAGCTGTATCATTACAGAAGAAAGTTTTATCGCGATGCAGGCCATATTCAAGTGCTGACAGAAGGTAGAACGATTCGGCATATTCTAGAGTATTTAGTATTTCAAGTAAAAAGATTAAAAAGCGAACGATGA
- the gcvT gene encoding glycine cleavage system aminomethyltransferase GcvT, with protein sequence MTNELKRTPLFDEYAKYGGKTIDFGGWELPVQFTSIKEEHDAVRNRAGLFDVSHMGEILVTGPDALAFLQNLLSNDIAKIATGQAQYNAMCYEDGGVVDDLLTYKLADNHYLLCVNAANIEKDFDWMMENQHQYDVTIDNQSEAFAQIALQGPLAEELLQSLTATDLSAIKYFRFQEDVDIAGHKALVSRSGYTGEDGFELYGAPADIKALWDIILEAGKDKGVVPAGLGCRDTLRFEAGLPLYGQELSATISPLEAGIGFAVKLNKDDFIGHDALVAQKENGLARKIVGIEMIDKGIPRHGYKVFKDGQEIGEVTTGTQLPSSKRNVGNALIDSQFATIGTELEIEIRGKHLKVVTVETPFYKRSK encoded by the coding sequence ATGACGAATGAATTAAAACGTACACCTCTATTTGACGAATACGCAAAGTATGGTGGTAAAACAATTGACTTCGGTGGATGGGAATTGCCAGTACAATTTACTTCTATTAAAGAAGAACATGATGCAGTGCGTAATCGTGCAGGCTTATTTGATGTGTCTCATATGGGCGAAATTTTAGTAACGGGTCCAGATGCACTAGCGTTTTTACAAAATCTTTTGTCCAATGACATCGCTAAAATTGCTACTGGTCAAGCGCAATACAATGCAATGTGCTATGAAGATGGTGGCGTTGTCGATGATTTATTAACTTACAAACTTGCAGATAATCATTATTTACTATGTGTCAACGCAGCCAATATTGAAAAAGACTTTGATTGGATGATGGAAAATCAACATCAGTATGATGTCACAATCGACAATCAATCGGAAGCTTTTGCACAAATCGCTTTACAAGGACCACTTGCTGAAGAGCTTCTTCAATCATTAACGGCTACGGATTTAAGTGCGATTAAATATTTCCGCTTCCAAGAGGATGTTGACATTGCAGGACATAAAGCGTTAGTATCTCGCAGTGGTTACACGGGTGAAGATGGTTTTGAGTTATACGGTGCTCCAGCGGATATTAAAGCTCTTTGGGATATTATTTTAGAGGCAGGAAAAGACAAAGGCGTTGTGCCAGCAGGCTTAGGTTGCCGTGATACATTGCGCTTTGAAGCGGGTCTGCCACTTTATGGGCAGGAACTTTCTGCTACAATTTCACCACTTGAAGCGGGCATTGGCTTTGCTGTGAAATTGAATAAAGATGACTTCATTGGGCATGATGCGTTAGTAGCTCAAAAAGAGAATGGTTTAGCGCGTAAAATTGTCGGCATTGAAATGATTGATAAAGGGATTCCACGTCATGGTTACAAAGTGTTCAAGGATGGTCAAGAAATCGGTGAAGTGACAACAGGTACGCAGTTGCCTTCTTCAAAACGTAATGTTGGTAACGCCTTAATTGACAGCCAATTCGCAACTATCGGAACAGAATTGGAAATCGAAATTCGTGGTAAGCACTTAAAGGTAGTAACAGTTGAAACACCGTTTTACAAGCGTTCAAAATAA